One Lucilia cuprina isolate Lc7/37 chromosome 4, ASM2204524v1, whole genome shotgun sequence DNA segment encodes these proteins:
- the LOC124419620 gene encoding cAMP-dependent protein kinase catalytic subunit-like codes for MGACQICCNLHHTLLHPRTAAQVPRQSQRSRPRARRSLPNPPQQRAQRRLDDLRQRLQQQQQVIQQQQQQLQQQQRQRQQRQLQQQSQRQPQRRQQHQPQTIAVPQPEATPASTQGLVNQIVSALSQLTRSTIAPVQGGRHVEVRSGLVEVDLIDLHDDLIDFDDGLTDLD; via the coding sequence ATGGGTGCGTGCCAAATATGTTGCAATTTGCACCACACATTGCTGCACCCAAGGACTGCTGCTCAGGTGCCAAGGCAAAGCCAAAGGTCACGCCCACGCGCTCGCAGAAGCCTTCCCAACCCTCCTCAACAGAGAGCTCAACGGCGGTTAGATGACCTCCGTCAACGtctgcaacaacagcagcaggttattcaacagcaacaacaacaactacagcagcAACAACGCCAACGACAACAACGGCAACTACAGCAACAATCTCAGCGGCAGCCACAACGACGCCAACAACATCAACCACAAACCATAGCCGTTCCCCAGCCTGAGGCAACGCCAGCCTCAACCCAGGGGCTGGTCAACCAAATCGTTTCGGCCCTCAGCCAACTCACAAGGTCGACAATTGCACCAGTGCAAGGAGGCCGGCATGTCGAAGTCCGGTCAGGCCTCGTTGAAGTCGATTTGATCGATCTCCATGACGATCTTATCGACTTCGACGACGGCCTTACCGACCTTGACTGA